GTCGACGAGCGGATCGCGATGGGGAAGGGGCCCGTCACCCCGGACGGCGAGATGGAGCGCGAGCGGTTCCGGCTCGTGGTGGAGGGGCCTCCCAACTGGACCTCGTTCCGGCAGTTCTGGAAGATGTTCGCCGACGAGGGCGCCGTCGTCGTCGCCTCGACCTACACGAAGGTCGGCGGCGTCTACGACAACGGCTTCCGCCACGACCCCGAGCGACCCCTCGAGACCCTCGCCGAGTACTGCCTCGGCTGCTACACGAACCTCAACCTCCCCACGCGCGTCGACATGTTGTGCCGCTACGTCGAGGAGTACGGGGCCGACGGCCTGCTCGTGAACTCGATCAAGAGCTGCAACTCGTTCAGCGCCGGGCAGCTCATGATGCTGCGCGAGGTCGAGCGGCGGACCGGCCGCCCCGCGGGGTTCGTCGAGAGCGACCTCGTGGACCCGCGCTACTTCTCCGCGGCGAACATCAAGAACCGGCTCGAGTCCTATTTCCAGATGATCGAGCAGAAGCGCGCGGGGGGTGCCGCATGAAGGCCTACGTCGGGATCGACCTCGGCTCGACGACGACCAAGGCGGTCGTCCTCGACGACGCGGGGGCGACCCTCGGCCGGGGGATCACGAACAGCCGCTCGAACTACGCCCTCGCCTGCGAGGTCGCCCTCGGCGAGGCGCTGATCGCCGCGCGTTTCGGCCTCCTCGACCGGGAGCTCGCGGCGGCGGGGATGCCGGAGGCCGAGCGATCGCGGCGGCTGGCCGCCCTGGGCCTGCGCTTCCGGGGACGCCAGTATCTCGCGCAGCTCGAGGTCTTCCGCCGCATCGCCGCGAGGATCGTCGCGCACGACCTGCTCGCGCGCGGCGTCGCTCCCGTCGTCGACGGCATGCTCGACCGCATGGCCGGGGAGGCGCGGACGCTGTTCGCCGAGGGAGCGAGCCGCAAGTCCGACTTCTTCCGGGACCTCGCGGGGAGCCGGTTCCTGCAGCTCGCCGAGGAGGTCTCGCGCGACGGCGCCGCGGCGTTCGACCGGCTCGTCGGGGTCTTCGACAAGGCGATCCTGGAGGTCGAGAACACCCCCTCGGGAGCGGAGGACTTCGGGACGCACGCACGCGCCGCCTCGGCGGACCTCGAGGACGCACCCGACGCGTTGCGGCGCGCGGTCGAGGCGGTCGCCTCGGTGCCGCTCCAGGTCGCCTCGTCGGTGGGGACCGGGTACGGCCGGCAGACGCTCCCGTTCCCGAAGGAGCAGATCCGCTCCGAGATCCTCTGCCACGGCCTCGGCGCGCACGCGATGTTCCCCGGAACCCGCACCGTCCTGGACATCGGCGGCCAGGACACCAAGGCGATCCAGGTGGACGACCGCGGCATCGTCACCTCCTTCCAGATGAACGACCGTTGCGCGGCGGGATGCGGGCGTTACCTCGGCTACATCGCCGACGAGATGAACCTCGGCCTGCACGAGCTCGGGCCGATGGCCTGCAACTCCTCCCGCCCGGTGCGGATCAACTCGACCTGCACCGTCTTCGCGGGGGCCGAGCTGAGGGAGCGGCTGAGCCTGGGCGAGAAACGCGAGGACATCCTGGCCGGCCTCCATCGCGCGATCATCCTGCGCGCGATGTCGCTCCTGGCGCGGTCGGGCGGGGTCGCGAACGAGTTCACCTTCACCGGGGGCGTCGCCAAGAACCCCGCCGCGGTCGACGCGCTGCGCGGCCTGATCCGCGAGAACTACGGCGAGGTCGCGATGAACATCTCCCCCGACTCGATCTACACCGGAGCGCTGGGCGCGGCGCTGTTCGCCTGGCGCGACGCCCGCCGCGGCGAGGAGGCGGCGGCATGAACAGCGCGGGGATCGACGTCGGCTCGTCGGCGGTGAAGGTGGTCGTCGCGCGCGCGGAGGCGGGCGCGTCCGCGATCCTCGCGTCGGGGGTCGAGAGGATCCGGCGGCGGGATCCGCAACAGGTCGCGGCCTCGCTTTTCGAGCGCTGCGTCGAGGAATCGGGGCTGAAACGCTCCGACCTCGCCTACGTCGCGACGACGGGGGAGGGGGAGATGGTCCCCTTCCGCACCGGCCACTTCTACGGGATGACGACGCACGCGCGCGGCGGCCAGTACCTCGAGCCGGACGCGCGCGCGGTGATCGACATCGGCGCGTTGCACACCCGCGCGGTGCTGATGGACTCGCGCGCGAAGGTCGAGGCGTACCGGATGACGAGCCAGTGCGCCTCGGGCTCCGGGCAGTTCCTCGAGAACATCTCGCGTTACCTGGGGATCACGATCGACGAGATCGGGCCGCTGTCGCTGCAGGCCGACGACCCCGAGGCGTGCTCGTCGATCTGCGCGGTTCTGGCGGAGACCGACGTCATCAACATGGTGAGCCGCGGGATCCGCGCCCCGAACATCATCAAGGGGATCCACCAGTCGATGGCGGGGCGGTACCTGCGCCTGCTGACCTCGGCCGGGGCGCGCGGCGTCGTGCTCGTCACCGGCGGACTCGCCGGGGACGTCGGCCTGATGGCGGCGCTGCGCGAGGCGGCCGAGGCCCAGAAGGCCGCGGTCGACATCCGCGCCCACGATCGGTCGATCCTTGCCGGGGCGATCGGCGCGGCGCTGTGGGGAGCGTTCCGCGCCGAGCGCCTGGCCCGCGAAGGCGTGACCTTCGCGGCGGAGGCCTGAGATGCGCATCCTCGACCTTCGGGGGAAAACCGCTCTGGTGACCGGGGGCTCCGGAGGGATCGGCCTCGCCGTCGTCGGCCTGCTCCGGGAGGCGGGGGCGGAGGTCTTCAGCCTCGACCTCCCGGGGAGGCTGAACCCCTCCGGCGCGACCGCGATCGAGGCCGACCTCACCGACCCCGGGGCGGTCGCGGCCCTCGGCTCGCGGATCGCGAAGCTCGACATCCTCGTGCACGCCGCGGGAATCACCCGCGACGCGGTCCTGTGGAAGCTCGACGACGCCGCGTGGCGCGACGTCTTCGCGGTCAACCTCGACGCGGCGTTCCACCTCCTGCGCGAGGTGGTTCCGTGGATGCGCCGGGACGGCGGCGGCTCGATCGTGCTCGTCGCGTCGATCAACGGCGAGCGCGGGAAGATCGGCCAGGCCAACTACGCCGCGAGCAAGGCGGGATTGATCGCCCTGGCGCGCACCGCGGCCCGCGAGACGGGCCGCTTCCGGATCCGCGTGAACGTCGTCTCGCCGGGGCTCATCGACACCCCGATGACCGCGGGCCTCGACCCCGAGGTGAAGCGGCGCGCGATCGAGGAAACCGCCCTCGGCAGGTCCGGCTGCCCCGAGGACGTCGCGAACGCGGTGTTGTTCCTGGTTTCGCCGTGGGCCGCGCACGTCACGGGCCAGGTGCTGCGGGTGGACGGCGGGCAGCTCATCGGATGACCGGGAGGGGAGAAGTCATGACCACGATTCGCGGGCTGCGGCCCGAGGACCTCGACGCGGTGATCGCGCTGGACGCCCGGAACACCGGCCGCCGGCGCGAGGAGTTCTTCCGGCTCAAGCTCCAGCAGAACCTCGTCGAGAGCGGGATCAAGGTGTCCCTCGCCGCCGAGCTCGACGGGGCGTTCGTCGGCTTCCTGCTCGCGCGGGTGTTCTACGGCGAGTTCGGGCGTCTGGAGCCCGCCGCGGTCCTCGACACGATCGACGTGCACCCCGACTTCCGGAACCGCGGCGTCGGCCGCGCGCTCCTCCGGCAGCTGCGGGTGAACCTGCGCGGGCTGAACGTGCCGAGGCTGCAGACCGAGGTCGCCTGGGAGAACCCCGACGTCCTGATGTTCTTCCACCACGAGGGGTTCCGGCCGTCGCCGCGGATCTGCCTGGACCTCGACCTCTCGTCGCCCCCCTCCGACGACGAGGCGCCCGCGTGAACCTGCAGAAGGGGACGCGCTACGCGCTCTACGCCGCCGCCGCGCTCGCGCGGGCCTGGGGGAGGGAGCCCGTCACGGCGTCGGGACTCGCGAAGGCGCACGGCCTCCCGGCGACGGTGGTCGCGAAGGTCCTCCAGGATCTCGCCCGCGCGGGGCTCGCGACGGGGCAGCGCGGCACGCGCGGCGGGTATCAGCTCGCGAAGGCGCCGCACCGGATGACCCTGCTCGACGTCGTGGAGGCGTTCGAGCCGTCGCATCCCGGGATGGAGGAGGATCGGCTGCGCCGGGTCTTCGAGGAGATCGACGCCTCGACGCGCGCGACCCTCGCCTCGATCACCCTCGAGACGTTGATCGGCGCGCGACGAGATCGGACAGGAGCACGAGCGCTTCCTCCCGCGTCCGAACCTCGCCGCGATCCCGCGCGTTCTCGATCGCGGCGATGAGCCGGCCCATCTCGGGCCCGGGGGGCACCCCGAGCGCGAGCGCATCGCGCCCCTGAACCAGGGGCTTCGCCGGCTCCACGTCGAGGGCGTGCTGCGCGACCGTCGCGGCGAACCGGTCGCCCGGGGGGTGCGGCCCGGTCCGGACGTCCTCGAAGGCGCGTCCGCGCCAGTCGGCCTCGCACGCGGCGAGGAAGACCCGCCACGGGGTCGGGTGGAGCCGCTTGACCAGCTTGCGCACCGCGTTCACGTAGGCGCGCTCGTCGATCTGCCCCTTCTCGAGGTCCCGATGGAGCGCGTGCGGCAGGGCGTGCCACTTGACGATCCCGACGACCGCGCGCTCGACCTCCTCCCCGAACGTCAGGCGCGAGAGCACGGCGCGCGCGAGGGGCTCTCCGGCGGACTCGTGTCCGGGGGAGACGACCCGCTCGACCCCGTCCTTGACCAGCCGCGTCGTCGAGACGGGCTTGCCGACGTCGTGCAGGAGCGCGCCGAGGACGACCTGGAGGCGCTGCGCGTCGTCGAACCCCCACGCGGGGCGGCGGGAGAGCTCCGCGGCCCGGTCGACGACCAGCATCGTGTGGATCCAGACGTTCCCCTCGGGGTGCCACTCCGGCTCCTGCGGGGTCGCCTCGTAGGCCTCGAGCTCGGGAAACAGCTC
The window above is part of the Candidatus Polarisedimenticolaceae bacterium genome. Proteins encoded here:
- a CDS encoding HD domain-containing protein, translating into MEALDPQDAVRALAREVAAQAGGRALIVGGYVRDRLVGRETLDVDVEVHGVPTERLEPLLDRMFPRRLNVVGRSFGVFKIHLARGVDLDVAIPRRDSKAGPGHQGFVVEGDPYLGPEEAARRRDFTVNAVALDPITGEILDPWGGVADLRARVLRVVDPSQFGDDPLRVWRGVQIAARFDLVPEPGTLDLMRGMVARGDLRQLSRERVTEELRKLFVDAPAPSKGLELARAIGAIRELFPELEAYEATPQEPEWHPEGNVWIHTMLVVDRAAELSRRPAWGFDDAQRLQVVLGALLHDVGKPVSTTRLVKDGVERVVSPGHESAGEPLARAVLSRLTFGEEVERAVVGIVKWHALPHALHRDLEKGQIDERAYVNAVRKLVKRLHPTPWRVFLAACEADWRGRAFEDVRTGPHPPGDRFAATVAQHALDVEPAKPLVQGRDALALGVPPGPEMGRLIAAIENARDRGEVRTREEALVLLSDLVARRSTSRG
- a CDS encoding GNAT family N-acetyltransferase; this encodes MTTIRGLRPEDLDAVIALDARNTGRRREEFFRLKLQQNLVESGIKVSLAAELDGAFVGFLLARVFYGEFGRLEPAAVLDTIDVHPDFRNRGVGRALLRQLRVNLRGLNVPRLQTEVAWENPDVLMFFHHEGFRPSPRICLDLDLSSPPSDDEAPA
- the bcrD gene encoding benzoyl-CoA reductase subunit D; protein product: MNSAGIDVGSSAVKVVVARAEAGASAILASGVERIRRRDPQQVAASLFERCVEESGLKRSDLAYVATTGEGEMVPFRTGHFYGMTTHARGGQYLEPDARAVIDIGALHTRAVLMDSRAKVEAYRMTSQCASGSGQFLENISRYLGITIDEIGPLSLQADDPEACSSICAVLAETDVINMVSRGIRAPNIIKGIHQSMAGRYLRLLTSAGARGVVLVTGGLAGDVGLMAALREAAEAQKAAVDIRAHDRSILAGAIGAALWGAFRAERLAREGVTFAAEA
- the bcrA gene encoding benzoyl-CoA reductase subunit A; this encodes MKAYVGIDLGSTTTKAVVLDDAGATLGRGITNSRSNYALACEVALGEALIAARFGLLDRELAAAGMPEAERSRRLAALGLRFRGRQYLAQLEVFRRIAARIVAHDLLARGVAPVVDGMLDRMAGEARTLFAEGASRKSDFFRDLAGSRFLQLAEEVSRDGAAAFDRLVGVFDKAILEVENTPSGAEDFGTHARAASADLEDAPDALRRAVEAVASVPLQVASSVGTGYGRQTLPFPKEQIRSEILCHGLGAHAMFPGTRTVLDIGGQDTKAIQVDDRGIVTSFQMNDRCAAGCGRYLGYIADEMNLGLHELGPMACNSSRPVRINSTCTVFAGAELRERLSLGEKREDILAGLHRAIILRAMSLLARSGGVANEFTFTGGVAKNPAAVDALRGLIRENYGEVAMNISPDSIYTGALGAALFAWRDARRGEEAAA
- a CDS encoding SDR family NAD(P)-dependent oxidoreductase, producing the protein MRILDLRGKTALVTGGSGGIGLAVVGLLREAGAEVFSLDLPGRLNPSGATAIEADLTDPGAVAALGSRIAKLDILVHAAGITRDAVLWKLDDAAWRDVFAVNLDAAFHLLREVVPWMRRDGGGSIVLVASINGERGKIGQANYAASKAGLIALARTAARETGRFRIRVNVVSPGLIDTPMTAGLDPEVKRRAIEETALGRSGCPEDVANAVLFLVSPWAAHVTGQVLRVDGGQLIG
- a CDS encoding Rrf2 family transcriptional regulator, yielding MNLQKGTRYALYAAAALARAWGREPVTASGLAKAHGLPATVVAKVLQDLARAGLATGQRGTRGGYQLAKAPHRMTLLDVVEAFEPSHPGMEEDRLRRVFEEIDASTRATLASITLETLIGARRDRTGARALPPASEPRRDPARSRSRR